One Candidatus Eremiobacteraceae bacterium genomic region harbors:
- the aroF gene encoding 3-deoxy-7-phosphoheptulonate synthase has protein sequence MIVVMRSGATPEQTKAVVDKITAMGFGVNVSQGAEKLIIGVLGVRENKETLAAQLGGLPFVERVMPISKPYKLVSREGMQGGTVVRLSNGTEIGANAVHVMAGPCTVEGRDMLVDTAHWVKSCGATLLRGGAYKPSTSPYSFQGMGKDGLEILAEARAQTGLPVITEVLDPRDVPIVEEYADILQIGARNMQNFNLLKECGKSRKPVMLKRGLSATIEEWLLAAEYLYAGGNHDVILCERGIRTFEPATRNTLDLNAVPLVKQLTHLPVIVDPSHGTGKWDLVTPMARAGIAAGADGLMIEVHPNPSEALKDGFESLTFDNFAAMMDGLRPVARAVGRPVASDVTAPV, from the coding sequence ATGATCGTCGTGATGCGGTCCGGTGCGACGCCGGAACAGACGAAGGCGGTCGTCGACAAGATCACCGCGATGGGTTTCGGCGTGAACGTCTCGCAAGGTGCCGAAAAACTCATCATCGGCGTGCTCGGCGTTCGCGAGAACAAAGAGACGCTGGCGGCGCAGCTGGGCGGACTGCCTTTCGTCGAGCGCGTCATGCCGATCAGCAAGCCGTACAAGCTCGTCAGCCGCGAAGGTATGCAAGGCGGCACCGTCGTTCGATTGTCCAACGGCACGGAGATCGGCGCGAACGCGGTGCACGTCATGGCTGGACCGTGCACGGTCGAAGGCCGCGACATGCTCGTCGACACCGCGCATTGGGTGAAAAGTTGCGGCGCGACGCTGCTCCGCGGCGGCGCATACAAGCCGAGTACGTCGCCGTACTCGTTCCAAGGCATGGGCAAAGACGGACTCGAGATCCTAGCCGAAGCGCGAGCGCAAACCGGACTGCCGGTCATCACCGAAGTGCTCGACCCGCGCGACGTTCCGATCGTGGAAGAATACGCCGACATCCTCCAGATCGGTGCGCGCAACATGCAGAACTTCAATCTGCTCAAGGAATGCGGCAAGTCGCGCAAACCGGTGATGCTCAAGCGCGGGCTTTCCGCGACGATCGAAGAGTGGCTACTCGCCGCCGAGTACCTCTACGCGGGCGGCAACCATGACGTCATCCTGTGCGAACGCGGTATTCGCACCTTCGAACCGGCGACGCGCAACACGCTCGATCTCAACGCCGTGCCGCTCGTCAAGCAGCTGACGCACTTGCCCGTCATCGTCGATCCGAGTCACGGCACCGGCAAGTGGGATCTCGTGACGCCGATGGCGCGCGCGGGCATCGCTGCCGGTGCCGACGGACTCATGATCGAGGTCCATCCGAATCCGTCAGAGGCGCTCAAGGACGGCTTCGAGTCGCTGACCTTCGATAATTTCGCGGCCATGATGGATGGGCTGCGCCCGGTCGCGCGCGCGGTCGGACGGCCGGTGGCGTCGGACGTGACGGCGCCGGTGTGA
- the aroH gene encoding chorismate mutase yields the protein MAARGIRGAITASGNEREAIVAATSRLLREIIERNAVRVEDIGAIFFTTTPDLTAEFPAAAARELGWHDVPLLCGHEMSVPGRLDKCVRVMMLVNVDVAQAAIRHVYLDGARSLRPDLEGAQQREGSTTVR from the coding sequence ATGGCAGCACGAGGTATCCGCGGCGCGATCACGGCGTCCGGGAACGAGCGAGAGGCGATTGTCGCGGCGACGAGCCGTCTTCTCCGCGAGATCATCGAACGTAACGCGGTGAGGGTGGAAGACATCGGCGCGATCTTCTTCACGACTACGCCCGACCTGACAGCGGAGTTCCCCGCAGCGGCCGCGCGCGAGCTCGGTTGGCACGACGTTCCGCTGCTTTGCGGTCACGAGATGTCGGTGCCCGGCCGGCTCGACAAGTGCGTGCGCGTCATGATGCTCGTCAACGTCGACGTCGCGCAAGCCGCGATCCGGCACGTCTACCTCGACGGCGCGAGGTCGCTCCGACCCGACCTCGAGGGCGCACAACAACGAGAGGGGAGCACGACAGTTCGATGA
- a CDS encoding pseudouridine synthase, giving the protein MTRLNKYLAERGICARRKADALIESGVVAVDGRVARLGETIDPTTQRVTVNGRNIARQAARLDTLVLNKPRGVVTTMHDERGRASIAQLLPGSPRYFPVGRLDADSTGVLLCTTDGELARVLTHPSFGVEKVYRVRASGTLTGQSKSALGARDIRANADGTHSFSMTLREGRNRQVRRMCANRGLRVIDLERIRFGPVLLGGLKPGATRMPTKTENVALERLRTLSAPPETRLKRRKRAAVQPTE; this is encoded by the coding sequence GTGACGCGGCTCAACAAGTACCTCGCCGAGCGCGGCATATGCGCAAGGCGCAAGGCAGATGCGCTCATCGAAAGCGGCGTTGTCGCGGTCGATGGGCGCGTCGCGCGTCTAGGCGAGACGATCGACCCGACCACGCAACGCGTGACGGTCAACGGTCGCAACATCGCGCGACAGGCGGCGCGGCTCGACACGCTCGTTTTGAACAAGCCGCGCGGCGTCGTCACGACGATGCACGACGAACGCGGGCGCGCTAGCATCGCGCAGCTTCTCCCTGGATCACCGCGCTATTTCCCAGTCGGCCGCCTCGATGCCGATTCGACCGGCGTCCTTCTCTGCACGACGGACGGTGAACTCGCGCGGGTTCTTACGCATCCGTCGTTCGGCGTCGAAAAGGTCTATCGTGTGCGCGCGAGCGGCACGTTGACCGGGCAGTCGAAATCAGCGCTCGGCGCGCGCGATATCCGCGCGAACGCCGACGGCACGCATTCCTTTTCGATGACGCTCCGCGAAGGTCGAAATCGACAAGTGCGTCGCATGTGCGCGAACCGCGGCCTACGCGTCATCGATCTCGAGCGGATCCGATTCGGCCCTGTGTTGCTTGGTGGTCTGAAACCGGGCGCGACTCGTATGCCGACCAAAACCGAAAACGTCGCGCTCGAACGCCTTCGAACGCTATCGGCGCCGCCTGAAACGAGACTGAAGCGTCGAAAAAGGGCGGCCGTTCAGCCCACAGAATGA
- the rho gene encoding transcription termination factor Rho — MFVPRQQQQQPVERYDNSPKTYVGKDGTVMNLLSVKELEDKTRTELIELAKSLEIPNLQRIKKRDIVFPILEAQAKAAGLHFATGVLEILPEGYGFLRRENMRPGPGDVYISQSQIRRFELRTGDLIAGQIRDPKDNEKYHGILKVEAVNGQDPESLRGRAVFDKLVPVYPDVRLKMETSPLEMSGRVFDLFCPIGKGQRALIVSPPKAGKTTLLKKIANAIAANHPEVDLFALLVDERPEEVTDMRRSIEGEVVSSTFDEHPDNHTAVAELTLERCKRLVELGHDVVILLDSITRLARAWNQVMPATGRTLSGGLDTSALHRPKRFFGAARNIEEGGSLTIVATALIETGSKMDDVIFEEFKGTGNMEINLVRKLADSRIFPAVDIKKSGTRHEELLLSEIELRKVVMLRRATAVLGTQEMTELILERFRRTDSNEAFLKSVTKEAMSMSGDGDR, encoded by the coding sequence GTGTTCGTGCCGCGGCAGCAACAGCAGCAGCCGGTCGAGCGTTACGACAATTCGCCGAAGACGTACGTCGGCAAAGACGGCACCGTCATGAACTTGCTCTCCGTCAAGGAGCTCGAGGACAAGACCCGCACCGAGCTCATCGAGCTCGCGAAGAGCCTCGAAATCCCGAACCTCCAGCGAATCAAGAAGCGCGACATCGTGTTCCCGATCCTCGAGGCGCAGGCAAAAGCGGCCGGACTCCATTTCGCCACCGGCGTCCTCGAGATTTTACCCGAAGGCTACGGCTTCTTGCGGCGTGAGAACATGCGCCCTGGTCCGGGCGATGTCTACATCTCGCAATCCCAGATCCGCCGATTCGAGCTTCGCACGGGCGACCTCATCGCCGGACAGATCCGCGATCCGAAGGACAACGAGAAGTACCACGGCATCCTCAAAGTCGAGGCGGTCAACGGTCAAGACCCGGAATCGCTCCGCGGTCGCGCGGTTTTCGACAAGCTCGTTCCCGTCTATCCCGACGTCAGGCTGAAGATGGAGACGTCGCCGCTCGAGATGAGCGGGCGCGTCTTCGACCTTTTCTGCCCGATCGGCAAGGGACAGCGCGCGCTCATCGTGTCGCCGCCGAAAGCCGGCAAGACGACGCTGCTCAAGAAGATCGCGAATGCGATCGCGGCCAACCACCCGGAGGTCGACCTGTTCGCGCTGCTCGTCGACGAGCGGCCCGAAGAAGTCACCGACATGCGCCGGTCGATCGAAGGCGAGGTCGTCTCTTCGACCTTCGACGAACATCCTGACAACCACACCGCCGTCGCCGAGCTGACCCTCGAACGCTGCAAGCGGCTCGTCGAGCTCGGTCACGACGTCGTGATCCTGCTCGACTCGATCACCCGTCTCGCGCGTGCCTGGAACCAGGTGATGCCGGCGACCGGGCGGACCCTCTCCGGCGGCCTCGACACGAGCGCCCTCCATCGCCCGAAGCGCTTCTTCGGAGCGGCCCGCAATATAGAGGAAGGCGGAAGCCTGACGATCGTCGCGACCGCGCTCATCGAGACGGGCTCGAAGATGGACGACGTCATCTTCGAAGAGTTCAAAGGCACGGGCAACATGGAGATCAATCTCGTGCGCAAGCTCGCCGACAGCCGGATCTTCCCGGCCGTCGATATCAAGAAGTCGGGCACGCGTCACGAGGAGCTCCTGCTCAGCGAGATCGAGCTCCGCAAGGTCGTCATGCTGCGCCGCGCCACCGCGGTGCTCGGCACGCAGGAGATGACCGAACTCATCCTCGAGCGCTTCCGGCGCACCGACTCGAACGAAGCGTTCCTCAAGTCGGTCACCAAAGAAGCGATGTCGATGTCAGGCGACGGCGACCGCTAG
- a CDS encoding DNA-3-methyladenine glycosylase: MRNHHAKHDGRQDPAREVPFDFYGPTISVARRLVGALLIREPLDGDERSGKIAVRIVETEAYLPLVDPSCHAYRGPTKRNASAFGRPGTSYVYFIYGNHFCLNVTTERPGIGAAVLIRAAEPVSGIETMRARRPGVDDVRLASGPGNLCRALAIDRSLDGVDLAVGELRIAKGTEPKRLFEGHRIGLTVAREWPLRFFDADSKAISAHRRGRPASDVSRVNVDGRSRHML, from the coding sequence TTGCGCAATCATCACGCAAAACACGACGGCCGTCAAGACCCAGCGCGCGAGGTCCCATTCGATTTCTACGGGCCGACGATTTCCGTCGCCCGCCGGCTCGTCGGAGCGCTGCTGATCCGCGAGCCGCTCGACGGCGATGAGCGCTCGGGCAAGATCGCAGTAAGAATCGTCGAGACGGAAGCTTACTTGCCGCTCGTCGATCCATCGTGTCACGCGTATCGCGGTCCGACGAAACGCAACGCGAGCGCGTTCGGGCGCCCCGGCACATCGTACGTCTACTTCATCTATGGAAATCATTTCTGTCTGAACGTCACAACCGAGCGCCCCGGGATCGGCGCAGCCGTGCTGATCCGTGCCGCCGAGCCCGTCAGTGGAATCGAAACGATGCGCGCCCGAAGGCCGGGCGTCGACGACGTCAGATTGGCGAGCGGACCAGGGAACTTGTGCCGCGCGCTCGCGATCGATCGCTCGCTCGACGGCGTCGATCTCGCGGTCGGCGAGTTGCGCATCGCGAAGGGCACCGAGCCGAAGCGGCTCTTCGAGGGCCACCGAATAGGGCTTACCGTCGCCCGCGAGTGGCCGTTGCGCTTTTTCGATGCCGACAGCAAGGCGATTTCGGCCCATCGCCGAGGGCGGCCGGCGAGCGATGTGTCGCGCGTCAACGTTGACGGACGCTCGCGCCATATGCTATAG